The Triticum aestivum cultivar Chinese Spring unplaced genomic scaffold, IWGSC CS RefSeq v2.1 scaffold32886, whole genome shotgun sequence genomic interval GTAGTCGCGGTGCCTGCTGCTGGCACACTTGGCAAGGGGAAAATTCTCTGCCCCCGTGACATTATCGCATGGGGATCATATTTGTTCTTGAGCTGAGCGATGTTGCTCCACTTGGCCCCAAAATGTCGCCGCCATCCATCTTGTGATGTGTAGTGTGGCAGATACTGCTTGCACTCGATGCCCTCCTTGTCACAAAACGCCAGCGCCGATTGGTTCTCCCTCTGTATGCGCTCTAGTTCATCGGCGGATAGAGCCGACCGAAGAAGTCCCACCGTGTAGAATACGTCCTCGCCAGTGGGAGGCGTCACCGCCGTCATTTGGGAGGTCCATTTTGCCATGTTCATAGGGTACATGAGGATGAGCCCGACTGGGTTGTCACCCCCGAGGATGCCTTTGAGCACGCCAGCGTCAAAGTCGAGAATGCGTGACCGGGGGACGAAAAGGTTCAGCCATGGGTGTGGCACATCCCACACGTCAGCCGATCGAAGCACAACCTCCTCCACGCGCACGCGGTCGAGGAACTGGAAGTACGTCACATCCTTGGTGAACACGAACCCGGGCACAAAGCTCAGCTGAGCTAGCACCATCTCTAGTTTCTGGTTGACAGATGGGGCGGTCGTCTCATCATAGTACATGGCGGCTTCGATGAAGTAGATCGCGCCGGAGCCAGTCTCGGATGCGAGGCCAGCAAGCCTATTGATATCGGCTTCGGAGAAGAAGGGCGTTGACTTGGGGCCNNNNNNNNNNNNNNNNNNNNNNNNNNNNNNNNNNNNNNNNNNNNNNNNNNNNNNNNNNNNNNNNNNNNNNNNNNNNNNNNNNNNNNNNNNNNNNNNNNNNNNNNNNNNNNNNNNNNNNNNNNNNNNNNNNNNNNNNNNNNNNNNNNNNNNNNNNNNNNNNNNNNNNNNNNNNNNNNNNNNNNNNNNNNNNNNNNNNNNNNNNNNNNNNNNNNNNNNNNNNNNNNNNNNNNNNNNNNNNNNNNNNNNNNNNNNNNNNNNNNNNNNNNNNNNNNNNNNNNNNNNNNNNNNNNNNNNNNNNNNNNNNNNNNNNNNNNNNNNNNNNNNNNNNNNNNNNNNNNNNNNNNNNNNNNNNNNNNNNNNNNNNNNNNNNNNNNNNNNNNNNNNNNNNNNNNNNNNNNNNNNNNNNNNNNNNNNNNNNNNNNNNNNNNNNNNNNNNNNNNNNNNNNNNNNNNNNNNNNNNNNNNNNNNNNNNNNNNNNNNNNNNNNNNNNNNNNNNNNNNNNNNNNNNNNNNNNNNNNNNNNNNNNNNNNNNNNNNNNNNNNNNNNNNNNNNNNNNNNNNNNNNNNNNNNNNNNNNNNNNNNNNNNNNNNNNNNNNNNNNNNNNNNNNNNNNNNNNNNNNNNNNNNNNNNNNNNNNNNNNNNNNNNNNNNNNNNNNNNNNNNNNNNNNNNNNNNNNNNNNNNNNNNNNNNNNNNNNNNNNNNNNNNNNNNNNNNNNNNNNNNNNNNNNNNNNNNNNNNNNNNNNNNNNNNNNNNNNNNNNNNNNNNNNNNNNNNNNNNNNNNNNNNNNNNNNNNNNNNNNNNNNNNNNNNNNNNNNNNNNNNNNNNNNNNNNNNNNNNNNNNNNNNNNNNNNNNNNNNNNNNNNNNNNNNNNNNNNNNNNNNNNNNNNNNNNNNNNNNNNNNNNNNNNNNNNNNNNNNNNNNNNNNNNNNNNNNNNNNNNNNNNNNNNNNNNNNNNNNNNNNNNNNNNNNNNNNNNNNNNNNNNNNNNNNNNNNNNNNNNNNNNNNNNNNNNNNNNNNNNNNNNNNNNNNNNNNNNNNNNNNNNNNNNNNNNNNNNNNNNNNNNNNNNNNNNNNNNNNNNNNNNNNNNNNNNNNNNNNNNNNNNNNNNNNNGCGATGTCGGCGGGCGTGGCAGGGTGTAGAACGGCTTCCGGGGCGGCCTCCATGATGCGGCCAAAGTCTGACGACGCGCTCGCCGTTGAGTTGCAGTCGGTACGGATTTTAGAGGCGATTCCTAGGGCAAAGAGATCACCGGGAAGGCCACTCGCAGGCATTGGTCGGAGTTGGCCGGCAACGACGGAGAAGAAGCTCGCCATGCCGATAAGAAACGCTGCGAGGCGAGTTCTTGCCATGTCCTTGCAGTGGCGCTGATTTGGAACTGCGCTGCGACGATTGTAAGCTACTGGCTTTGCCTGCTGCTTAGGTGCGTAGAGAGAAAGATTGATGCGTCTGTGTTGTTTCAGGTCAAGAACTTTGATGACATTTTATAGGGTAGCATTATGCCTCGCAGAAGTTGACAAATGTAGGTCGTGCAGAGTTCTTTGTATTTTTTTTCTCTAATAAGTATTCTTTTGAATGTATTGACTTTAGAGGGGAAAATAATTAAGAGTGCCGAAAGCATGATTAAGAAAAAAGAAAGTTAGTGGGATAGCTGCATCTCTTGGTTTTGACTTGGATAGTACTTAATTAATGATTATTGCGAAGAGACTCCAAGCATTTCATTATTTTTTCTTACTCGGAGCTCCATCGGCTGGACACGTATAATTTTATCAACATAGTGGGCAAAAACTCATCAGCCCATTTCATTTTGAATAAAACAACATGTATAAACTGACCCAATTCTCACCTCACCGCCACGTCAGAAGTAATTCTTTCAACAGAAAATCATACTACATGAATTCGACGGTAATTTCAGAGGGGGCTAATTTGCCAGAGATGCTGACTAACAAAGTGATGTTACATGTCGTTAAAGTAGAAACTAACACCCaatttctaacatcatttgcttgTATTATTTAACAATAAAATGTCATCTTACAAAAAAAATTAACAACAAAATGTCTCTACTACTCCTACGCTTGGTTGACATGACGCGTCCGACGATCTGCTAACCAAGTTTTGTTTATGACGCGTCTGAGGAGGTGCAGGCCGGTGGGTGGTGTCGGCGGCGGCTACTCCCATGCAGCGCCCCGGCGTCGCCTCTGGCGCTGTGGGTCAAGTTCGACCGGGTCGCAGGCGGCCCTTTCGNNNNNNNNNNNNNNNNNNNNNNNNNNNNNNNNNNNNNNNNNNNNNNNNNNNNNNNNNNNNNNNN includes:
- the LOC123175676 gene encoding cytokinin dehydrogenase 6-like, which translates into the protein PKSTPFFSEADINRLAGLASETGSGAIYFIEAAMYYDETTAPSVNQKLEMVLAQLSFVPGFVFTKDVTYFQFLDRVRVEEVVLRSADVWDVPHPWLNLFVPRSRILDFDAGVLKGILGGDNPVGLILMYPMNMAKWTSQMTAVTPPTGEDVFYTVGLLRSALSADELERIQRENQSALAFCDKEGIECKQYLPHYTSQDGWRRHFGAKWSNIAQLKNKYDPHAIMSRGQRIFPLPSVPAAGTATT